The following proteins are co-located in the Pedobacter sp. FW305-3-2-15-E-R2A2 genome:
- the der gene encoding ribosome biogenesis GTPase Der, with translation MSNIIAIVGRPNVGKSTLFNRLTESRKAIVDDFSGVTRDRHYGSAEWTNRQFTVIDTGGYVANSEDVFEAAIREQVVIAIEEATVLLFMVDVVTGITDLDDEIAQLLRRSSKPVFIVVNKVDNTQLQNDASVFYGFGLGEIYPISSMTGSGTGDLLDDVIKHFEDIPEEENALPKITIVGRPNVGKSSLINALIGKERNIVTPIAGTTRDSIHIHYNQFGHEFMFIDTAGLRKKTKVKENIEFYSVMRTIKALEEADVVILMIDAMEGLESQDVNIFHLAEKNKKGIVILVNKWDLVEKDSKTVKIFEDQIRQKLQPFTDVPIVFTSVVNKQRIFQAIETALEVFKNRGKKVPTSKLNDVMLPIIENYPPPALKGKYIKIKYITQINGTSPMFAFFCNLPQYIKEPYKRFIENKLREHFNFSGVPIQIYFRQK, from the coding sequence ATGAGCAACATTATCGCAATAGTCGGAAGACCAAACGTAGGCAAATCTACCCTATTTAACCGCTTAACAGAGAGTCGCAAAGCCATTGTTGATGATTTTAGCGGTGTAACCCGTGATCGTCATTACGGATCGGCAGAATGGACAAACAGACAATTTACAGTAATTGACACAGGAGGCTATGTAGCCAATTCTGAAGATGTTTTTGAAGCAGCCATCCGCGAACAGGTGGTGATCGCCATCGAAGAAGCAACAGTATTGTTGTTTATGGTAGATGTGGTAACCGGCATTACCGACCTGGATGACGAAATTGCCCAATTACTCAGACGCAGCAGTAAACCCGTATTTATTGTTGTAAATAAAGTAGACAATACACAGTTACAAAATGATGCTTCCGTATTTTACGGATTTGGTTTAGGCGAAATCTACCCGATCTCTTCTATGACTGGCTCAGGAACAGGTGATTTACTGGACGATGTGATCAAACACTTCGAAGATATTCCGGAAGAAGAAAATGCTTTACCTAAAATCACCATCGTTGGAAGACCTAACGTAGGAAAATCATCGCTGATCAATGCCTTAATAGGTAAGGAAAGAAATATTGTAACTCCAATCGCAGGTACAACAAGAGATTCCATCCATATCCATTACAATCAATTCGGACATGAATTTATGTTTATTGATACTGCCGGACTTCGTAAGAAGACCAAAGTAAAAGAGAACATTGAATTTTATTCTGTTATGCGTACCATTAAGGCGCTGGAAGAAGCGGATGTGGTCATCTTAATGATAGATGCCATGGAAGGATTAGAGTCGCAGGACGTTAATATTTTCCACCTTGCGGAGAAAAACAAAAAAGGAATCGTGATCCTGGTCAACAAATGGGATTTGGTAGAGAAAGACAGTAAAACCGTTAAAATATTTGAAGATCAGATTCGTCAGAAATTACAACCTTTTACTGATGTACCAATTGTTTTCACTTCTGTAGTTAACAAGCAACGTATCTTCCAGGCCATCGAAACGGCATTGGAAGTATTCAAAAACAGAGGAAAGAAAGTTCCTACTTCTAAATTGAATGATGTCATGCTGCCAATTATTGAGAACTATCCTCCACCAGCATTGAAAGGAAAATACATCAAAATTAAATACATTACTCAGATCAACGGAACATCACCGATGTTTGCTTTCTTCTGTAACCTGCCTCAGTACATCAAGGAACCATACAAACGTTTCATTGAAAACAAACTAAGGGAACATTTTAACTTTAGCGGAGTACCAATTCAGATTTATTTCAGACAGAAATAA
- the era gene encoding GTPase Era, with product MSHKAGFVSIIGKPNAGKSTLMNALVGEKLSIITPKAQTTRHRILGIVNEENYQIVFSDTPGIIKPRYGLQDSMMSSVKGALTDADLILFVTDINEQYDENDVLEKIIDTTIPMIVLINKIDNATQEEVEEKTAYWQEKLKPKHIYAISALHLYNLDGIMEMVLDHLPEHAPFYDKEDLTDRTQRFFVSEIIREKIFNNYQKEIPYSTEVVITSFKEEEKITRISAEIIVERDSQKNILIGKGGAMLKKVGTEARKDIEKFLDQKVFLETFVKVVPDWRSKKNYLKSFGYEN from the coding sequence ATGTCACATAAAGCAGGTTTTGTAAGTATAATTGGTAAACCCAATGCGGGCAAATCAACGTTAATGAATGCCCTGGTGGGTGAAAAGCTTTCTATCATTACTCCGAAAGCTCAGACTACCCGTCACCGGATTCTGGGAATAGTCAATGAAGAAAACTATCAGATTGTATTTTCTGATACTCCGGGCATCATAAAACCGCGTTACGGTTTGCAAGATTCTATGATGAGTTCGGTTAAAGGAGCCCTCACAGATGCGGATCTGATTTTGTTCGTTACCGACATTAATGAACAGTATGATGAGAACGATGTCTTGGAAAAAATTATTGACACCACTATTCCAATGATTGTCCTGATCAATAAGATCGACAATGCCACACAAGAAGAGGTAGAAGAGAAAACTGCTTACTGGCAGGAAAAACTAAAACCCAAACATATTTATGCCATTTCTGCATTACATCTATATAACCTGGATGGCATTATGGAAATGGTATTGGATCATTTACCGGAACATGCCCCCTTCTATGATAAAGAAGACCTGACCGATCGTACCCAAAGATTCTTTGTTTCAGAAATCATCAGAGAGAAGATCTTTAACAACTATCAAAAGGAAATCCCTTACAGTACAGAGGTCGTGATTACTTCTTTTAAAGAAGAAGAGAAAATCACCAGAATCAGTGCTGAAATCATTGTAGAACGCGATTCTCAGAAAAATATCCTGATTGGTAAAGGTGGTGCTATGCTCAAGAAAGTTGGTACCGAAGCCCGTAAGGATATTGAGAAATTTCTGGATCAAAAAGTGTTCCTGGAGACCTTTGTAAAGGTAGTCCCGGACTGGAGAAGTAAAAAGAACTATTTAAAAAGTTTCGGGTACGAAAATTAA
- a CDS encoding endonuclease V, producing the protein MILALDSYYPGNAYTVCLSFENWTDQEPKEIFTEISALTEEYEPGFFYKRELPCILSILKKIGLENIEAIVIDGFVTLDDAGKLGLGGHLYEALDRTIPIVGVAKNDFINLVHGKRLVYRGTSAKPLYITVAGMELDVAAGLIKLMHGDFRIPTLLKQLDVLTKQPFFRE; encoded by the coding sequence ATGATATTAGCGCTTGATTCTTATTATCCAGGCAATGCTTACACCGTTTGCCTTAGCTTTGAAAACTGGACTGATCAGGAACCAAAGGAAATTTTCACAGAAATCAGCGCATTAACCGAAGAATATGAACCAGGCTTTTTTTATAAAAGAGAGCTTCCTTGTATTTTGAGTATACTGAAGAAGATCGGTCTTGAAAATATTGAAGCAATTGTAATTGATGGTTTCGTCACCTTAGACGATGCCGGGAAATTGGGATTGGGTGGTCATTTATATGAAGCATTAGACAGAACGATTCCAATCGTTGGCGTTGCAAAAAATGATTTTATAAACTTAGTTCATGGTAAAAGACTGGTTTACCGTGGAACAAGTGCAAAACCGCTGTATATTACTGTTGCCGGAATGGAACTGGATGTCGCTGCGGGTCTTATTAAATTGATGCATGGAGATTTTAGAATTCCAACCTTATTGAAGCAATTGGATGTGTTGACAAAACAGCCCTTCTTTAGAGAATGA